CTAGTCCCAGACTTTTGCAATGCCttaatttgaaaacatattgcactgacatatcttgacatatatcagtgccatggttttgtctcaagatgtactccagtgttgtttttgtaaggtaggtttgtttgtaaacatttttgtaaaaaatatcctaatataactagggCCTAGTCATGGATTAATCTACAACCTGTTTGGGAAATTGCCCCTTTGTATGTACTGCATGTGCTGATTGTTGTAATAGTTATTGACTGTTGTTGAATTAATGTGTAGTGATTTAAATGAATTGATGATCTGAAAGCAGTGGTTTGCCTCAATATcactaaacttttgtttaaaactctttgctttttatgccaatgcaaatgtattttgtatttaaaaaagaaataaataacatttggatAATTATGGATGATTATTCTGGTGCCAGAAACATAATGAAATTGCTTTAGAGTTACATAATcccataatataagcattaaaaagcatgttggaattacagatgaaaatctagtccccttacataataaaattacttaaacattacaaaataaatgtgttatagtAAAGAGAAATAGCACTTTGAgtcaacatatttatattagactacttgaaacaattaaaatgttttggtctgacacataaaaattaaatgaggaAAATTATGTTGGTTTAACACAATCGGATTATGTGGGACCGATGTACACATTAAAATTACGTAAattgaaaggattttttttttcagtgtaccttTTTTCGCCATTTTCAATAGCCTATAGTTTAGATAAGTTGTTTACAGTACGCAAGCAGTCAGTGCAGTTGATATACAGTCTGAAATGCCAAGTTCAAGTAAACGACTAGATAAATTCACTCTTCTAGTTCCTGTAAAGATGATGAGCTTAGTTCTCTAATTATTTTAAGATGCCCCTGCTTTTATATATGTTGTGACGTTGTACCAACGTGACCGTGTCAGACTCAAAAGCCCCATCAACGTCATACTTTATGATCATGTGTTTATATGGCGTCTGTCTCTCGTCAAACAAAGGCTATCccctataaaaacaacaaactgacCAACGTACATTTGCTGTACATTTACTGTATGTacagttttttttgtgataacAGTTTGACAACATAAAAGTTACCCAACTTCAATAGGGTGTacagtgtgtcatttttattcCACAATCATGGTGTGATAGTTATATAAAAATCTATCTATTTTATATAGTAattgctttagttttttttttcttgacatTGTGCACATTATAGCTGTGTTGAATGTAATTGTTTGTATGGCTGTATTGTGAATAATAGGCCAACACATGAATTTCCCAGTAATATCACGCCATACGATACATTCCAGTAGAAATTCCAAAACATCATGCCATTTACTTTAACTGTATTACGTTTCTCTTACTTGTTCAGGCTTGTTTACTTtttacttggtattgagaaggAAGAAGCTTTCtcaactgtgattggttgaaaaGCAGGGCATTTgaattttcttttgttttgtccATTATTTGTAACAAAAACATGCTTTCGTAACAGTCCATTCAGATCATTACCACAGTGTTCACTGGGAATCTATATGTCCAAGTGtcataattttgtttttttaaagataccAGCGATTAAGTCGTCTTAATCACTTTTGTAGATAGCATTTATCTGTGTTTTGGAGTCATAAAACAGCATTGTAAATCTTCATTTGACTCAAATGGACATATAATTACCAACTTTTCTTAGTAATTAGAACCTGCTAACCTTTAGGTCTTAAGGTTTGTGAAGTATTgctaaattgaattaaatacaAATGAAACAGAAAATAATCTAGAACATGAAATGTCTCAAATGCATGAAGAGTATAAATTTGCATCTTCCCGCAGGATGCCATATGATGTAGATATTTCAAAACTTTTGTATGAAATTAAAAAACATGACTTCatgtatttatattacataaacaatatttgttgtgtgtttaaGAAATGTTATCTGTTGTCTAAAGTTCTTAGAAATGCCCAACCAGGGACAGGAGTTGGAAATCAGCACTATAAACTCTATATGCCGAGCATCAGTTACAAGCTTTGTATTGTAACTATGTTTGCTTGTATGGTCCctgtcaaataaacaaacaaataaattaaaagtaatGCTATTGCATATATTCAAGTAAATTGCACCTCACAATTGTTCAGCTATGTGGTGTGGCTGCTCATAGTTTTTAAGATTGCTGAGCAGTGTTTAACGTTacatccaagagcgctgatcttCGACGGGATAATCACTTCCGATtgggattcacagactgattcACGAGCTAGTGAACTAATGAGACACAAGGAGAGCGTTTAAAAACAGCGCGTCTTGTCTGTGTGTATCCGTGTGTGCATGCAGTTTTTCCAGTCAGAAATGAGCCTGTTTAAAGAACCTCCATTCACTAATACTAAAATGACCAGTAGGTTGCGGAATGATACAAACAGTGAAGCGGTTACTGTTACGTTATCAGGAGGACAACATCAAACAATTATTgcctaaatattaatttataatattaatagCACGGCTGGGAAAAGGTCTTGGCCAATAAGATTcaagaaccagaaagaactgttgtattaACCTAAATAATATGCTAGTTGTAAGCAGTGTCAGATCTGTTATTTTCAGAATTATACAAACACACTTATACAGGTTAAACTACCGACTCAATTTGACATCATGAATCAGTCTATGAAACTTATCAATGGTGACGATCAACAAAAGAAACACTAAACACTATTGTTGACAACAAAGCTAAATGGCATAGATTGTATGACAACCTACATACGCGGATGTTTACATTCATTCCTGTTTTCAAATAATCCTACTAAATACTAACTTAACCTTTAATTTTGTGAATGTAAAGAGTCAAGGGCTTAACTAAAGCAAtaactgatcaccataatggtttATTGAAATGcaattaacattgacaaatcaactgtttttaacattgtttcaatggttgcatgctatctgggtttCATTTAAATACAGAAGGTCATTTGTGTGGGAGAACTGGGTGGACTTTATCTCCACTTTCTAACCCAATTCCTAGGTCAATGGTGGATTTTCCCAAACTTAAAGGAATGAGACTCTTTTACCAGTTGCACTGAGACCATCACGACAATACCAAATATGCGTGGTTACACAATTGTACACTTTGTTTAAAGAAGCTAACCTATAAGTGAGTTTTGAGCATCTCTAATCCAGCATGTGAGAAGGCACTATGATGATCTCAGTGTAGTTTGTTCTTCAGTATGTTTCTTCTGATGATGCTGAAAACTTGTAGAATAAACAAATCTCTTTCCACAGATCAAGCagatgtaaggtttctctccagtgtgaactctcagATGGGTATTCAGAAAATCTCGTCGAGCAAACGTCTTCTcgcactgagagcatttgtaaagTCTTTCTCttgtatgagttctctggtgtATCACTAAATCTTCACGTTTATTAAATCTCTTCccaggtttctctccagtgtgaagtctCAGATGAACTCTAAAAGAGCTATGAGAAGTgaagctctttccacagtgagagcatacgtaaggtttctctccagtgtgaactctctcatgGGCTTTTAAGTTAGCTAACTGAGCAAACgtcttctcacactgagagcatttgtaaggtttttcacctgtatgaattctctgaTGTGACATCAAACTGCTACGTTGAtgaaaactcttcccacaaacactacaatgataaggtttctctccagtgtgaagtctCTCATGGACTTTTAAGGAAGCTGAATGAGTAAATGTCTTCTCACagtgagagcatttgtaaggtttttcacctgtatgaattctctggtGATTTAGTAAGGTACCCTgttgactaaaactcttcccacaaacattacagtgataaggtttctctccagtgtgaactctctgatggtgTTTTAAAGAAGGTGAATGAGTAAATGCcttctcacactgagagcatttgtaaggtttttcacctgtatgagttctctggtgtgACACTAAATTTTGATGTTGtctaaaactctttccacaaacATCACAGtaatgaggtttctctccagtgtgaactctctcatgGATTGTAAGACTAGATTTATGACTGAAACGTTCATCACAGTATGAGCATTGATAGGGTTTCTCTGCAGTGTGTAGTGTTTGGTGTGACTTTAAAGAGAATAAATCCCTGAAGGTTTTTCCACATTCACTGCACTGATATGGTTTCTTATTGGTGTGTTTCTTCAGATGATGTTCATGTTCTGTGTGTTGTCTCTCTAAAGGTCTCTGTGAGCTCAATGTCTCTCCACTAGTGATGCAGGAACGAGACAAGGATGTTATTTCTCCATCCAAACATAATTCACTcctcacatctgaaagaaatatgaaacaaataaatcattttgtTTTGCCTTTTACCAGATTAATGCTTAAAAAATGTTTCCTTATAATAGTTTACTATGGAAAAGACTTAACATGAAACTTAGCTTATTGTTTTTCTATTCAGGGATGATAAGACGACTTGATGAGCATGCTTAATTTATAATATGTCTAGTGAATTTGTCTATTAATATATCACTTTAATATGCTGATTCAAGAAATGACACGTTTCAACTATCAAGGCAAGCATTTTACTTTTACAGTGTACGCAGTATTACTTACTAATCTTTGCTTTAACATCTTTTACAACAAATAacatgtttttgaaaaacattgttgCAAATACCTCAAACTGAAAAACAAACTGCCCAAATaaaggaaacactgatcaccataatggtgaccaAACAACTTCACTAAAAACCCTATCtaaatatttgttaaaggggccatgtcacaagacttttttaaaatgtcaaataaatctttggtgtccccagagtgcatatgtgaagttttagctcaaaataccaatagataatttattataacatgttaaaatttacacaaaaatgtgctgttttgggtgtgtcctttaaaatgcaaattagctgatgAAATttaaacactgatcgcaatgatggtggtttgttgcaattgaaactcaattgtgctgtgaattattttctctctctctctctctctctctctgcactaaatcacagtgccatggttggatagtgcagattaaggggtagGGCTGGGACGATTCACTAATCTGGAGATTCAATACTATCCCAATACTTTTGTGACAATTCAATATATAGTGCGATTCTGTTGCTATTGCGATTCATTGTTTCAATCTTTGTGATTTTTGTTTGCCTAATCAAGACTAGACAATTAAAAATACTTGATCACACTTTTTTTTGTACAGGCctaattaaaaagaaaaaaaaaacatttaaatatctcCAAATAAGCCTGAACTTCAATATTTTTCACGTTGTGTAACTtctagaaggatctcttgacagaaatacaatataatatacataactacaatatcagtggtgtataaagaccttatataatgaactgtattgtttataTTACCTTATAATAAGCGGCAGGtacccttacatggaagtcatgtttttacagtagccctaaacttgggctgcgtctgaaaccgcctacttccatactataaagtaggcaaaaagcagtaggcgaggcaaATAGTATGTCTAAATactattcaaatgcaaatacatcaATTAAACAGCTGTACCGTTTGGTTAaatcaggggtggggaaccctggtcctggatggccactgtcctgcagagtttagttccaaccctaattaaacaaaCCTGAACAATCTAattcaagtcttcaggattacttggaaattaaATTCAGGTATGTTCGGTTAgagttggaactaaactctgttggacagtggccctccaggacccagggttccccactcctgggTTAAATTGTGCTAGTTAAACATCATTCCAGTTAAAGGTcctgtttttcctgtgtttttgaagctatgattgtgtttatggtacacaatataacatgtgttcatgttttgtgtgtaaaaaaaacagtatttttcacacaatttacttatctgtatagcgccgTTTTTACTGTCCTAAAATgggctgatgtctttcttgttctatgaagtccctccttcagaaatacgtaacgagttctgattgtgtataGGGCTGGGCcggtttggatttttttttaccgcggtcggtaatcaacaaattcccgcggttttgcggtttattggcaagacaatgagttaaataacatgcatgatttatttatctttaatacaaaacacgtgcaaattacttaaggaacatgtaaagtgaattttatttccttccacatttcttcaatttcaacattcaacaacttgaacaattagtattatcagttaaaaaaaatgttaacgcATTGTGCGTGTCCACACGTGcctacagacatttcgccacttttctatccttaatttgtgaaTAGCCTGTACTGAcgcaaattattgctgccctgatgGTCTGGTAAAGTaaccatttgtatgagaaatcacttGTACTGCATATGTGTCCGTGCTTGAGTATAGCTGGGAAGCTGCACGGagacgcgtgtgtgtgtgtgcaagatGACGCGGTCTGTCTTGCGCGCGCCTGGGCAGTCCGCCTCTGTTGCGCGTGCTTGGACAGACCGCTTCTATCCTCGACCCTTACCATAAACATCTGTCTTTTTccacaaacagagaaagaagacgcaaaagcaaaactttttgaaatgtgtcctgctttagaaatggccactGTTGTAGGCTAGatcagaggtccccaaccaccgggtcgcgacccagtactgggtcgtggacagtgttgggagtaacgcattacaaaatataatatattacagtaatatattagtttttgctgtaacgcagtaatataacgcattactaataaaatttttgtaatattttactcgttacagtcttagtaacgagcgcgttacaacaatgcatttcaaaaatagacgtgttattttatttttttattattgaccAATGCGCgtgaccagcatccacacaggaaaaagctgcgggtaaaatagtaatggctgcgtcccaaacagcatacatccatactatatagtaggcgaaaagcactacttctcgtactctttgcctactatatagtatggaagtaggcggtttgggacgcagcgtatgtctgtttccaggtgctgtatgaaggcatgttcatttttactttaattttgtatttgacgcgtttcttaaagagccgaatctgggaagtccgcggctgtataagcattgactaaagtggtcgcaatcaggtccggtagcgccgcacacgcaaaattctgcgaatgagagcaAAAAGCAACAGAACgtttctatcggtctcctgtgctgcttgaacctcagaagtaaagagacttttaaaaatcttgccagtaaaatccatttcaccacaccagcaatgataaggtaagctaacgttgctatggttacagtccatatacataatagattgctaggctattcctatgctatctacagttttattacaaacagcaacctaaactacaacataacattaatgtagacttaaacatggttatttaaatagtatattcattgtttggcaaaaagcagtgttcctctgtttgtctatgttttatatgttagtctacatgtaatccttatattgtactgaaatgagctgttttccttgaggcctgatcctccaatagcactttgataagttgtgtcaacccaatgcatgccaggtttgtgctgtgaatctgaattaaaagtgaattaaagaatagaaatgaaaagaggttgcatgtcttgccatgttattagtctataggttgcattatagtgggctctagctttattgtgtttggaatgtgtaccataatttaccagacttttaccagatcatttgtctatgtttatgactctgacagtcattgttactgtttttttgccatattctgtgcctattcaaagctcgagggccaacacataacttctagatttataagcatcaataaactgcattttaacattttataatgcctagtcatacttctgttattttgatgaaagtaactcaaaagtaacgcaaaagtagtgtaactcattacagttcagagtcagtaatattgtaatgtaactaattactttc
This window of the Paramisgurnus dabryanus chromosome 10, PD_genome_1.1, whole genome shotgun sequence genome carries:
- the LOC135779531 gene encoding uncharacterized protein, with amino-acid sequence MMRDEMCCKSVGTDLSMLDIDDFITEISQLKKELALLETKLRSRGDEGLKREDSELSLTLLCYTESKPTDAQDTTVCDSKRSLQEDQTSTESLDSVCNAGEQQQILQTTLKMCSVKLIDCRSLMMKLKTEPTEIKTEPTPDEYEDDNPNDDHYFILSDVRSELCLDGEITSLSRSCITSGETLSSQRPLERQHTEHEHHLKKHTNKKPYQCSECGKTFRDLFSLKSHQTLHTAEKPYQCSYCDERFSHKSSLTIHERVHTGEKPHYCDVCGKSFRQHQNLVSHQRTHTGEKPYKCSQCEKAFTHSPSLKHHQRVHTGEKPYHCNVCGKSFSQQGTLLNHQRIHTGEKPYKCSHCEKTFTHSASLKVHERLHTGEKPYHCSVCGKSFHQRSSLMSHQRIHTGEKPYKCSQCEKTFAQLANLKAHERVHTGEKPYVCSHCGKSFTSHSSFRVHLRLHTGEKPGKRFNKREDLVIHQRTHTRERLYKCSQCEKTFARRDFLNTHLRVHTGEKPYICLICGKRFVYSTSFQHHQKKHTEEQTTLRSS